DNA sequence from the Cottoperca gobio chromosome 10, fCotGob3.1, whole genome shotgun sequence genome:
GATAATGTTACTTTTTTTGTGGGTTTATTGCATTTCATCTTTCATCGATTGATTATTCTTCCGTTCACCACACGTAACCCTTCCGTCATTATAAAGCATATATCCATTGATTTATAACGTTGCTATTACGTAATACATACAACAATAttgatgaaaatgtaatatgtaataagTTGACGTGTAAAATAGCAAATGTATCTTTAATGGGAGTTTCAGCACCACAGAGCTGTCAGACAGTTTGAAGCTCTAACGTACCTACACTAGTTCCCTGTCATGGCAAACGTGAGTGATTGTTTCGTCGAGTGAACAACGCCACTCTTTGAAAATTGCAGGAtgatgtttttcaaatgaaatagcttaattaaaaaagcatgttttaaagttaaaagGTGATCTCAACATGAGTGACTGCTGAAGATATTGTTGAAAAGAATTATGTTAGTTATTTTTTCCGCCACTTTGTTTTGGCAACATTATATTTCAAATCCTCTACAATGGTAAATGGCACGTTACATGCTATATTGAACACTATATTGTACGAGATCAATTATAAATTTGGTCATACCTGCAGGGTGGAGGCTGCTGAGTCACTAGTGTCTGTCAGTCCTGTGCCTCTTGGTAAACTGGACACGATGTATCTGGAGCCCTTTGGCACAGGCTGTCTCACCACCATCTTTCCTTTCCTGGTCTCTGCTAGAAACAGACTGTACCAGTAGGCATCGTTGGACACCAGAGTGGAATCTGCGAATGGAGGAGTTCCTGTCACTGATCACACTGTTCCTGCAGGGAGCAGCCGCTTTGCTGTGCTTGGGTTTCTGACACTTGAGCACGATGGTGACCAGTATGGTGATCAGCAGGAGAAATGACACCGAGCCCAGACCGATGACCAGATACAGGTTTAGGTCTGAAAAGATGTCATATTCTAGAGGCACCTCAGTCATGTCAGAGTAGGCCTTCACGGCAGTCTCCACTGTGGACAGCTTGATGGTGACTGTAGCAGAGAGAGCGGGCTCCCCGTTGTCTTTGGCAACAACAACCAGTCGCTGGTGGCGCGGGTCTCTGTAGCTGAACATCCTCATAGTCCGGATCTCTCCGTTGTATTGGTCCAGACTGAACAAGGTGGCGTCAGTCACCTGGAGAAACTGGTAGGTAATCCGAGAGTTGTGCACCGAGTCTGTGTCTAAGGCTATCACCTTGGAAACCAGAGAGCCTTTATCGGTGGATCTGGGGATCTTTTCCTCCACCACCGAGCCGTGCGCGCGCCACGGAGACACAATCACCGGAGCGTTGTCGTTCTGGTCCACAATGATGATGTGGACCGTCACGTTACTGCTGAGTGGAGGAGAGCCAGAGTCTCTGGCCTCGATGTGGAAAAGAAACTCATTCTCGATCTCATAGTCAAAAGTTTTTAGTGCGTAAAGATTACCGTTCTCTGGATTGATGGAGAACAGCATGGACATGGAGGTGTTGGCTATCTCTTCTCTAGGATGAAATAAACTAGATACTGGTTTTCATGGAGGTCAGGGTCAAACGCAGTGAGGGAACTGAGCAGGGCTCCAGGTGCGTTATTCTCCATCACACGTATAGTATAAAATGACAGAGGGAACTGTGGAACATTGTCATTCACATCCAATAGATGTAAGGTTATTGTTTCGTTATCAGATAAAGGTGGCGTTCCTGCATCCGTCACAATTAGTGTAATATCATATTCAGGTACTGATTCACGGTCCAAAGGTTCAGACACTATGAGCTTGTAATGCATAGGCCTATCTGATGACTTGTTAAGAATAAAGGGCATGCGCTGATTAATGGATAAGCTTACGTTTCCATTGTTGCCAGTGTCTCTGTCACTTACGTCTACCAGAGCTATGACACTTCCTACTTGGATGTTCTCATCCACAGTGTTTTTTACAGACTGTATGATAATTTCAGGATAATTGTCATTCATATCCGTCACGTGGACGACTACGCTACACTGCCCCAGCAAGGGATTTGTCCCTTTGTCTCTAGCCTCAATGTGCATCTCATAAAATGTCATATCTTCATAGTCAATAGTACCCTTCACAGTTATCTCCCCCGTGTTAGGATTCAATGCAAATACGTCTTGTGTTTTTTCTGACGTATAAAGGGTGAATGAGTACACTATCTCTGAATTTAGACCCTCGTCAAGATCTGTAGCGTTAAGCTTCATCACTAAGGATCCGATCGGGGAATTTTCCGTCATATTTA
Encoded proteins:
- the LOC115014772 gene encoding LOW QUALITY PROTEIN: protocadherin alpha-C2-like (The sequence of the model RefSeq protein was modified relative to this genomic sequence to represent the inferred CDS: inserted 1 base in 1 codon; deleted 1 base in 1 codon) — its product is MNSWATLFFLSAVWPSALSVTRYSIEEEMEIGSVVANLAADLGLEPGGLAQREVKLDIFHNKKYLDVNKKTGELYIVEKMDREYLCPIKTTSCFLKLDVIIENPLRIFNIELGITDINDNAPHFRRERVELGVYESATPGERFSLPNGVDPDVGKNAIKTYKLSVSEHFTIEIQTGSDGTQYVDLVLTKSLDREENAVHNLILTAVDGGVPVLSGTANIIVKVQDTNDNPPQFDKQIYTINMTENSPIGSLVMKLNATDLDEGLNSEIVYSFTLYTSEKTQDVFALNPNTGEITVKGTIDYEDMTFYEMHIEARDKGTNPLLGQCSVVVHVTDMNDNYPEIIIQSVKNTVDENIQVGSVIALVDVSDRDTGNNGNVSLSINQRMPFILNKSSDRPMHYKLIVSEPLDRESVPEYDITLIVTDAGTPPLSDNETITLHLLDVNDNVPQFPLSFYTIRVMENNAPGALLSSLTAFDPDLHENQYLVYFILEXEIANTSMSMLFSINPENGNLYALKTFDYEIENEFLFHIEARDSGSPPLSSNVTVHIIIVDQNDNAPVIVSPWRAHGSVVEEKIPRSTDKGSLVSKVIALDTDSVHNSRITYQFLQVTDATLFSLDQYNGEIRTMRMFSYRDPRHQRLVVVAKDNGEPALSATVTIKLSTVETAVKAYSDMTEVPLEYDIFSDLNLYLVIGLGSVSFLLLITILVTIVLKCQKPKHSKAAAPCRNSVISDRNSSIADSTLVSNDAYWYSLFLAETRKGKMVVRQPVPKGSRYIVSSLPRGTGLTDTSDSAASTLQV